A segment of the Streptomyces pactum genome:
GACGACGACGCCGCCGACCGCTACCAGGACCGCGTCGACCCGGTCGCGACGAACACCATCGCCAAGGTGGTGGTCGCCGGTGCCCTGGGCCTGATCGCGCTGCTGTTCTCCCTCTTCCTGTCCGTACGCGTCGGCCGCTCCCTCATCCGCGACCTCAAACAGCTACGCCTGGAGGCCCACGAGGCGTCCGGTGTCCGCCTGCCCAGCGTGATGCGCCGCCTGTCGGCGGGCGAACAGGTGGACGTGGAGACCGAGGTGCCGCGCCTGGAGTACGACAAGAACGAGATGGGCGAGGTCGGCCAGGCCCTCAACACCCTGCAGCGCGCCGCCGTGGAAGCCGCCGTCAAGCAGGCCGAACTCCGGGCCGGCGTCTCCGAGGTGTTCGTCAACCTCGCCCGCCGCAGCCAGGTGCTGCTGCACAAGCAGCTCACCCTGCTCGACACCATGGAGCGCCGTACCGAGGACACCGAGGAACTGGCCGACCTGTTCCGCCTCGACCACCTGACCACCCGTATGCGCCGGCACGCCGAGGGCCTGGTCATCCTCTCCGGCGCCGCACCGTCCAGGCAGTGGCGCAAGCCGGTCCAGCTCATGGACGTGGTGCGTGCCGCCGTCGCCGAGGTCGAGGACTACGAGCGCATCGAGGTCCGCCGGCTGCCCCGCGTCGCCGTCACCGGACCGGCCGTCGCCGACCTCACCCACCTCGTGGCCGAACTCCTGGAGAACGCGACGGTGTTCTCGCCGCCGCACACCGCCGTGCAGGTCCTCGGCGAGCGCGTCGCCAACGGCTTCACCCTGGAGATTCACGACCGCGGCCTCGGCATGGCGGCCGACGCCCTCCTCGACGCCAACCTCCGGCTCGCCGAGACCCCCGAGTTCGAGCTGTCCGACACCGACCGGCTCGGCCTCTTCGTCGTCAGCCGGCTCGCCCAGCGGCAGAACGTCCGGGTGTCCCTCCAGCCTTCCCCCTACGGCGGCACCACCGCGGTCGTCTTCGTCCCGGACGCGCTGCTCACGGACGACGCCCCGGACACCAACGGCGTCGGCTTCCGCCTCGACCGTCCCCAGCACGTCAAGGAGAAGGAGCGGGAGGAGAGCCGCCGTTCCGCTCTCACCCATGTGCCGGCACGGATGCCGGGCCGCCCGGCACCGCTGCTGGACGGGCCGGTCGAACTCGAGGCGCCGGTCGACCTGGACGCCCTCGACGACCTGCCGGGTGGCCTCGGCGACGAGGAAGGCGAACGGAGCGGCCTGTTCCGCCCGCGCCGCTCCCTCGTGGCCGCTGACGACGACCAGGAGGTCCGTCGCGCCGAACGGCGGCGTCAGGAGTCCGGCCGCCAGGGGGAGTCGCTCCAGGGCGAGGACCACCAGGCGGACCCGCCGGTCGCGCTGCCTCTGCGTCGGACCCCCAAGCTGGTCAGTTCACACGGGCGTCCGGTCCCGGAACGGGGCGCCCGGAACACCGCGGACGAGGAGCCTTCGGCCGCCGACCGCACGGGGGGCGGGACGGACGCGCAGTCACGGTCCGCCGAGCCGCCCGCACTGCCCAGCCGACGTCGACGCGAGGAACGAGTCGACGCCGGTGCCGACAGCCGTGGCGACGCCCGCGCCGAGCACCGTGCCGAGGGCCGCGCTCAGGGCCCTGCCGGGGGCCGTACCACCGGCCGCGCGGAGGGCCGCCGTGCCGACGGTGGTGACGGAGACCGCGCGGAGCCCGAAGCACTGCCGTCGCTCCCCGCCCGCCGCCGCGGCGCGTCCCCCAACCGCGGGAACGGCACCTCCGGCAACGGCACGGACCGCGGGCGGGACGCCGGCCACACCCCCGGGCCCGCCCCGGACACCTCCGAACCCGGCACGGGCGCGCTGCCCCGGCGCGTACGACAGGCCAACCTGGCCCCCCAGCTCAGGCAGAGCCCCGAACCACCCGCCG
Coding sequences within it:
- a CDS encoding sensor histidine kinase translates to MRFRGKSIRRKIVALLLVPLVSLTAIWAFATVLTGREAGRLFSVSTVVEEIGYPVEDTVRVLQQERRQTLVHLADPRASDGLAALERSRTATDEALAEIRRNAADADVRDALDQAEEERLTAVLDAFDGIGSLRRSVEDGTVDRAQALGLYNRLVDPCHELLANLHVVDDVSLDKQYRALVNVSRARELLSREDALLGSALVTGRLTRGEIRDVSDLVAQRTMMYDINLPLLPAAERGRYQRFWKNAASAPLRVAEEAAVAGEAGPPRGVTAKSWDTAAGSVLDELGALDDDAADRYQDRVDPVATNTIAKVVVAGALGLIALLFSLFLSVRVGRSLIRDLKQLRLEAHEASGVRLPSVMRRLSAGEQVDVETEVPRLEYDKNEMGEVGQALNTLQRAAVEAAVKQAELRAGVSEVFVNLARRSQVLLHKQLTLLDTMERRTEDTEELADLFRLDHLTTRMRRHAEGLVILSGAAPSRQWRKPVQLMDVVRAAVAEVEDYERIEVRRLPRVAVTGPAVADLTHLVAELLENATVFSPPHTAVQVLGERVANGFTLEIHDRGLGMAADALLDANLRLAETPEFELSDTDRLGLFVVSRLAQRQNVRVSLQPSPYGGTTAVVFVPDALLTDDAPDTNGVGFRLDRPQHVKEKEREESRRSALTHVPARMPGRPAPLLDGPVELEAPVDLDALDDLPGGLGDEEGERSGLFRPRRSLVAADDDQEVRRAERRRQESGRQGESLQGEDHQADPPVALPLRRTPKLVSSHGRPVPERGARNTADEEPSAADRTGGGTDAQSRSAEPPALPSRRRREERVDAGADSRGDARAEHRAEGRAQGPAGGRTTGRAEGRRADGGDGDRAEPEALPSLPARRRGASPNRGNGTSGNGTDRGRDAGHTPGPAPDTSEPGTGALPRRVRQANLAPQLRQSPEPPAEDRSDPADRDAEEVRSRMASLQRGWQRGRKENAAGDGVPGDTAPQAPRGTTKGDGR